From Echinicola soli, a single genomic window includes:
- a CDS encoding S9 family peptidase: MKKLTYIAYCSAIFLLGHLCYAQESQLDIDRIYAGEFRQEGMTAYQWIENGEAYAVVENTEDGKPQIVKYQTSSGKKSILVTGSQLVPNEKGASIGVERFTFSPDRTKLLIFTNSSRVWRANTKGDYWVYDLGTGELSQLGSAFPASSLMFAKFSADQSQVAYVQDFNLYVEEIATGVVRQLTKRENESIINGTFDWAYEEEFGARDGFRWSPSSQHLAFWNFDISGVGTFYMIDNIDSIYSKPIPLQYPKVGQDPSAVKVGIADLNGENIHWVPVPGTANQNYLPGMQWVDAETLLIQQLNRLQNKLTVWKYDLGTEELEQLYIETEDTWVDIYYPDVSAGGWEENDLKLVDDNKAFLRMTENDGWRHAYKVDIATGEKKLLTPTEFDVASIAGVTDKAIYFHASPANTAQRYLYQANMKGKVQQVTPQTETGINIYNCAPNGKFAIQQHDEALAPTTYTLVSLPDHKTIRSLVDNNSYKQQLNDLSLPKVEFFQVTTEEGVKIDGRMIKPVDFDPEDQYPVLFHVYGEPWGAVATDNFIGLWNIMLAQKGYIIIDMDNRGTPCLKGSEWRKSIYRKIGRINAQDQALAAKEVFRKFSFVDPDRVAVWGWSGGGSMTQNLLFKYPDIYQTGMAVAGVSLQLIYDNIYQERYMGLPQENVEDFIEGSPISHAKGLEGNLLLVHGTNDDNVHYQSQELLVNELIRHNKQFDMMAYPNRSHGIYEGMNTRRHLYTLLTNYLIEKVPVNE, encoded by the coding sequence ATGAAGAAGTTAACCTACATCGCCTATTGTAGTGCAATTTTCCTACTTGGCCACCTGTGCTACGCCCAAGAATCCCAACTTGACATAGACAGGATATATGCTGGGGAATTTCGGCAAGAAGGCATGACCGCTTACCAGTGGATAGAAAATGGAGAAGCCTATGCTGTGGTCGAAAACACGGAGGACGGCAAGCCTCAAATCGTGAAGTACCAAACTTCTTCAGGTAAAAAAAGCATTTTGGTAACAGGAAGCCAGCTGGTACCAAATGAGAAGGGAGCATCCATTGGGGTCGAACGTTTCACTTTTTCACCCGACAGGACCAAGCTGCTGATATTCACCAATAGCTCGCGCGTTTGGCGTGCCAATACCAAAGGGGATTATTGGGTATATGATCTGGGAACAGGCGAGCTTAGCCAGCTGGGCAGCGCATTTCCTGCCTCTTCACTGATGTTTGCCAAATTCTCCGCCGACCAGTCGCAAGTAGCCTACGTACAGGATTTTAATTTATATGTGGAGGAGATTGCCACTGGAGTGGTCAGGCAGCTCACCAAACGCGAAAATGAGTCCATTATCAATGGGACCTTTGACTGGGCATACGAGGAGGAGTTTGGAGCAAGGGACGGTTTTCGCTGGAGTCCTTCCAGCCAGCATTTGGCCTTCTGGAATTTTGACATTTCCGGTGTTGGAACGTTTTATATGATTGACAATATCGATTCCATTTATTCGAAACCCATTCCGCTCCAATATCCCAAAGTAGGCCAGGATCCTTCTGCTGTAAAAGTAGGCATCGCTGACCTAAACGGAGAAAATATTCACTGGGTGCCTGTTCCCGGCACTGCTAACCAAAATTACCTTCCCGGCATGCAATGGGTAGATGCAGAAACGCTCCTTATCCAGCAATTGAATCGCCTCCAAAATAAACTTACAGTCTGGAAATATGACCTTGGCACAGAAGAGCTGGAACAGCTCTATATAGAAACAGAGGATACGTGGGTGGATATTTACTATCCGGATGTTTCGGCTGGAGGCTGGGAAGAAAATGACCTGAAGCTTGTGGATGATAACAAGGCCTTTTTGCGCATGACAGAAAATGATGGCTGGAGACATGCCTACAAGGTGGATATCGCGACTGGGGAAAAAAAGCTGTTGACGCCTACCGAATTTGATGTTGCCTCCATCGCCGGAGTAACGGATAAGGCCATCTATTTCCATGCTTCCCCTGCAAACACAGCGCAACGCTATCTATACCAGGCCAATATGAAGGGAAAAGTGCAGCAGGTCACTCCCCAGACGGAGACAGGGATCAATATCTACAACTGTGCTCCCAATGGCAAATTTGCCATCCAACAGCACGATGAGGCCCTAGCGCCTACCACCTACACTTTAGTCAGCCTGCCAGATCATAAAACGATCCGCTCATTGGTGGATAATAATAGCTATAAACAGCAGTTGAATGACCTTTCGCTTCCAAAGGTGGAATTTTTCCAAGTCACTACAGAGGAGGGTGTCAAGATCGACGGAAGGATGATCAAGCCAGTGGATTTTGATCCAGAAGATCAATATCCTGTGCTTTTTCATGTCTATGGAGAACCTTGGGGAGCAGTAGCCACGGATAACTTCATCGGTCTCTGGAACATCATGCTGGCACAAAAAGGCTATATCATCATCGATATGGACAATCGTGGCACGCCTTGCCTCAAGGGTAGTGAATGGCGCAAAAGTATCTATCGTAAGATAGGACGGATAAATGCCCAAGATCAAGCTTTGGCAGCCAAAGAAGTTTTCCGGAAATTTTCTTTTGTGGATCCCGACCGTGTGGCAGTTTGGGGATGGAGTGGTGGTGGCTCCATGACCCAAAACCTACTTTTCAAGTATCCGGATATTTACCAAACAGGTATGGCAGTGGCCGGTGTTTCCTTGCAGCTGATCTATGATAATATTTATCAGGAACGCTATATGGGCCTTCCACAGGAAAATGTGGAAGACTTTATCGAAGGCTCGCCGATTTCACATGCCAAGGGTCTGGAAGGAAACCTGCTTTTGGTCCACGGCACCAATGATGACAATGTTCACTACCAAAGTCAGGAACTCTTGGTCAATGAACTTATCCGGCATAACAAGCAATTTGATATGATGGCATATCCGAACCGTTCGCATGGGATTTATGAAGGAATGAATACACGCCGCCACCTTTACACACTATTGACCAATTACCTGATAGAAAAGGTACCGGTGAATGAATAG
- a CDS encoding cysteine desulfurase family protein, which produces MNIYLDNAATTALDEKVLETMLPYMKGHYGNPSSVHSHGREVRTAIERSRKKVAELLNTTPGEIFFTSGGTEADNTALVCGIETYGIKDVLTSPVEHHAVLHTLEECEKRGHIKLHFAQIDKHGQIDMDHLYDWIQAHPSSLVSIMHANNEIGNINDIKAIGQQCKEHGVFFHSDTVQTMGHYVHDLKELPIDAVVAGGHKFHGPKGSGFLYLNKKNKIRPFIYGGAQERSMRGGTENVYGIVGIAKALELAYEDMEGHKQHVKQLKKSLIDQLKEGIPGVEFNGLSADLDRSLYTVLNVSLPPSEENSGMLLFNLDLNGISASGGSACSSGATVGSHVLRALNAQPERDSVRFSFSRFNTQEEIDYTVEKLKELYGVTA; this is translated from the coding sequence ATGAACATTTATTTAGATAATGCAGCCACTACAGCACTGGATGAAAAGGTACTGGAAACCATGTTGCCTTATATGAAAGGCCATTATGGCAATCCCTCCTCTGTCCACTCCCACGGCAGAGAAGTGCGGACAGCAATCGAGCGTTCAAGAAAAAAAGTAGCTGAATTGCTGAACACCACTCCCGGTGAAATATTCTTCACTTCCGGTGGCACTGAAGCGGACAATACCGCATTGGTGTGCGGCATCGAAACGTACGGGATAAAAGATGTGCTGACCTCACCGGTCGAGCACCATGCTGTGCTCCATACCTTGGAAGAATGTGAAAAGCGTGGCCATATCAAACTGCACTTTGCCCAAATCGACAAACACGGCCAAATCGACATGGACCACCTATACGATTGGATCCAGGCACATCCCAGTTCACTTGTTTCTATCATGCACGCCAATAATGAAATTGGCAATATCAATGATATCAAGGCCATTGGCCAGCAATGCAAGGAGCATGGTGTGTTTTTCCACTCCGACACCGTGCAGACCATGGGGCACTACGTACATGATCTGAAGGAACTCCCCATAGATGCAGTGGTAGCCGGTGGACACAAATTCCACGGCCCTAAAGGTTCAGGTTTTTTGTATTTGAACAAGAAAAATAAGATCAGGCCGTTTATATATGGAGGGGCACAGGAAAGAAGCATGCGAGGCGGAACCGAAAATGTTTATGGCATTGTAGGAATTGCAAAAGCGCTGGAGCTTGCTTATGAAGATATGGAGGGGCACAAGCAGCACGTAAAGCAGCTTAAAAAAAGCCTTATCGATCAACTAAAGGAAGGGATCCCGGGCGTGGAGTTCAATGGGCTCTCTGCTGATCTGGACCGCAGCTTATACACCGTACTCAATGTCAGCCTTCCTCCTTCCGAAGAAAACAGCGGTATGCTGCTCTTTAACCTGGACTTAAATGGTATTTCCGCTTCTGGAGGCTCTGCCTGTAGCAGCGGTGCCACTGTAGGTTCCCATGTGCTGCGCGCACTCAATGCCCAGCCCGAAAGAGACTCCGTTAGGTTTTCGTTCAGTCGTTTTAATACACAGGAAGAAATCGATTATACCGTAGAGAAATTAAAAGAACTTTATGGCGTAACTGCCTAA
- a CDS encoding Fur family transcriptional regulator: protein MAEKSILDKAKKIFENFLLRQGSRKTPERFSVIDELYALPQDEHIDVEGLFLLMRNKGYSISRATIYNTLDLLVECGLAVKHQFKDKVALYEQALTYKHHDHHVCNQCRKIREFSDERINLIKETMGKELSSAITSHSLVLYGDCQIPNCKNLKLV, encoded by the coding sequence ATGGCAGAAAAGTCAATCTTAGATAAAGCAAAGAAAATTTTTGAAAATTTCTTGTTGAGACAGGGAAGTAGGAAGACACCTGAGCGGTTTTCGGTGATCGATGAACTCTACGCCCTACCGCAAGATGAGCATATTGATGTAGAAGGACTTTTTTTACTGATGAGAAATAAAGGTTATTCTATCAGTCGTGCCACAATCTACAATACGCTTGACCTGCTAGTGGAATGTGGGCTAGCCGTCAAGCACCAATTTAAAGACAAAGTAGCCTTATACGAACAAGCACTTACGTACAAGCACCATGACCATCATGTCTGTAACCAGTGCCGCAAAATCCGCGAATTTTCTGACGAACGGATAAACCTGATCAAGGAAACCATGGGCAAAGAACTTTCCTCTGCTATCACCAGCCACTCCTTGGTACTGTATGGTGACTGCCAAATCCCCAATTGCAAAAATCTAAAACTGGTTTAG
- a CDS encoding aspartyl protease family protein, translated as MTLTRLFILFFTANFFISSSLWAQVPGFYLKEDQKRVNIPFLNYNNLVIVPLSINGGPTLNFLLDTGVKSNILFSKSIGDEIGLYYTRTLNLMGADGKTVLTALVSPNNYFDVGPVEGKVQAILVLEEDFLELERVIGLPIHGIIGYEFFKYNPVRINYDTDIITFYRQDRLNWRPFGYRKIGLDFNNYKPYVKSTIHQIGGAVIHGKLLIDTGANHGLMLNRETSDEIVLPPENIETDLGRSLGGDLYGYAGRVKKYSLGNLNFRKVITSYPDETEFSSIIIESGRLGSLGSDILSRMTLIIDYPRERMLYKKAADFHKPFEYDMSGLKIRLTSVEERRYYVSSVQEDSPASRKNFKTGDEILAINLLPVEYWDLSGINDLLRSETERKILFTIRRNINGIMVELEKEITLEKQL; from the coding sequence ATGACCCTGACAAGACTCTTTATTCTTTTTTTTACAGCCAATTTTTTTATTAGCTCATCACTTTGGGCACAGGTGCCGGGGTTTTATTTAAAAGAAGACCAAAAGCGGGTCAACATCCCTTTTCTCAATTACAATAACCTGGTTATCGTCCCGCTATCGATCAATGGTGGACCAACCTTGAATTTTTTGTTGGACACAGGGGTAAAGTCAAATATTCTATTTAGCAAGTCCATTGGTGATGAGATAGGGCTTTACTATACGAGGACCCTTAACCTCATGGGCGCAGACGGCAAGACCGTGCTGACGGCATTGGTGTCTCCAAATAATTATTTCGATGTAGGCCCTGTGGAAGGTAAGGTGCAGGCAATACTGGTACTGGAGGAAGACTTTTTGGAATTGGAACGGGTAATTGGCCTGCCGATCCATGGCATTATCGGCTATGAGTTTTTTAAATATAATCCAGTCAGAATCAACTATGACACGGACATCATCACCTTTTATCGGCAGGATCGGTTGAATTGGCGGCCGTTTGGATACAGAAAGATAGGCTTGGACTTTAATAACTATAAACCGTATGTGAAAAGCACCATCCACCAGATCGGTGGCGCGGTGATTCATGGAAAATTACTTATTGACACTGGGGCTAACCACGGTTTGATGCTTAATCGGGAAACTTCTGATGAGATCGTCCTGCCTCCGGAAAATATCGAGACAGACCTCGGTCGGTCATTGGGAGGTGATCTTTATGGATATGCAGGAAGGGTAAAAAAATACAGCTTGGGTAATTTGAATTTTCGGAAAGTCATCACTTCTTATCCAGATGAAACAGAGTTTTCGTCTATCATTATCGAATCTGGGAGACTTGGTAGTTTGGGGTCGGATATATTGTCCAGAATGACACTGATCATAGACTATCCCAGAGAAAGGATGCTGTATAAAAAGGCTGCCGACTTTCATAAACCTTTTGAATATGACATGAGTGGCTTGAAAATACGGCTGACAAGTGTAGAGGAGAGGCGCTATTATGTCAGCAGTGTTCAGGAAGATTCCCCTGCTTCTCGAAAAAATTTCAAAACAGGGGATGAAATTCTGGCAATAAATTTACTTCCCGTAGAATACTGGGACCTTTCTGGAATCAATGATTTATTGCGTTCTGAGACAGAAAGGAAAATATTATTTACCATTAGAAGAAACATTAATGGAATAATGGTGGAACTGGAAAAAGAAATCACACTGGAAAAACAGTTATAA
- a CDS encoding Crp/Fnr family transcriptional regulator yields the protein MEEIRKLFEAQVSLTDGDWSLFSQKLTKRQFPAKTHVISAGVREDYLSFIQKGVVRYYIPGEEELTFGFSFAGEFMSAYDAFLTRAKSGYTIETLSETTLWSISHADLQAVYQLSDVGERIGRHAAEGLFLKKAKRELALLKESAEERYLNLFSDRPELIHKIPLKYIASYIGITPQALSRIRRRISL from the coding sequence ATGGAAGAAATAAGAAAACTCTTCGAAGCACAGGTCTCGCTGACCGATGGTGATTGGTCCCTCTTTTCACAAAAGTTAACTAAAAGGCAATTTCCAGCCAAAACCCACGTCATTTCGGCAGGTGTAAGAGAAGATTACCTTTCATTTATCCAAAAGGGCGTAGTGAGATATTATATCCCTGGGGAAGAAGAACTGACCTTTGGTTTTTCTTTTGCGGGGGAATTCATGAGTGCTTATGATGCTTTTTTGACACGGGCAAAGAGTGGATATACCATAGAGACACTGAGTGAAACCACCCTCTGGAGCATCAGTCATGCCGATTTGCAGGCAGTTTATCAGCTCTCAGATGTGGGAGAAAGAATAGGAAGACATGCTGCAGAAGGTCTATTCCTAAAGAAAGCCAAAAGGGAACTGGCCCTCCTGAAAGAATCCGCTGAAGAGCGATACCTTAATCTTTTTTCGGATCGCCCGGAGCTTATCCATAAAATACCACTGAAGTACATTGCCAGCTATATCGGCATTACTCCACAAGCCCTTAGCCGCATCCGCAGACGGATATCGTTGTGA
- the glmM gene encoding phosphoglucosamine mutase — translation MALIKSISGIRGTIGGKSGEGLTPVDIVKFTSAYGAWILEKTNNPRIVLGRDARISGDMVSRLVTATLQGLGIHVIDLGLSTTPTVEFAVPLEKAGGGIILTASHNPIQWNALKLLNDKGEFISDQDGKEVLDKAEKEDFEFAGVKNLGAYTLVEDYIDRHIDHVLSLDLVDKEAIAARNFSVVIDCVNSTGGIALPKLLKALGVDQVEQMYCEPDGHFPHNPEPLPENLRDISSKLKNGKFDLGIVVDPDVDRLAFLTEDGSAFGEEYTLVAIADYVLSQSSGNTVSNLSSTRALRDVTEKYKGTYTAAAVGEVNVVNKMKETNAIIGGEGNGGVIYPASHYGRDALVGIGLFLTHLAKFGKTANRLRASYPNYYISKNKIELTPDIDVDAILDEISRKYSKQPINDIDGIKIEFEKEWVHLRKSNTEPIIRIYSESETKATAEHLANKLILDIKEVISASK, via the coding sequence GTGGCATTAATTAAGTCTATTTCCGGTATTCGCGGGACTATCGGAGGAAAATCAGGAGAAGGACTGACTCCTGTTGACATTGTAAAATTCACCTCCGCTTACGGAGCATGGATCCTAGAAAAAACCAACAACCCTCGAATCGTCCTCGGCAGAGATGCGAGAATTTCTGGTGACATGGTTTCCAGATTGGTCACTGCTACGCTGCAGGGATTGGGCATTCATGTCATCGACTTGGGGCTTAGCACTACTCCTACAGTGGAATTTGCCGTGCCTTTGGAAAAAGCCGGGGGGGGAATTATCCTTACCGCCAGCCATAATCCCATCCAATGGAACGCCCTGAAGCTACTCAATGACAAAGGCGAGTTTATCTCTGATCAAGATGGAAAAGAGGTCCTCGATAAGGCAGAAAAGGAAGATTTTGAGTTTGCAGGTGTAAAAAACCTTGGCGCATATACCTTGGTCGAAGACTATATCGACCGGCATATTGACCATGTACTGAGCCTTGATTTAGTGGATAAGGAGGCTATTGCTGCCCGTAACTTCAGCGTGGTGATCGACTGTGTTAACTCCACTGGAGGCATCGCTCTTCCAAAACTCCTGAAAGCCCTGGGTGTGGATCAAGTGGAACAAATGTACTGTGAGCCAGATGGACACTTTCCACACAATCCTGAGCCATTGCCTGAAAACCTCAGGGACATTTCCAGTAAATTGAAAAACGGGAAATTTGACCTGGGCATCGTAGTGGATCCGGACGTGGACAGGCTGGCCTTCCTGACTGAGGACGGTTCGGCATTTGGAGAAGAATATACCTTGGTGGCCATCGCTGATTATGTGCTATCGCAATCTTCCGGAAACACGGTGTCCAACCTCAGCTCCACTCGGGCACTCAGAGACGTAACCGAAAAATATAAAGGCACTTATACCGCTGCCGCAGTAGGTGAAGTCAATGTGGTCAATAAAATGAAAGAAACCAATGCCATCATCGGTGGTGAAGGCAATGGCGGAGTCATCTACCCTGCATCCCATTACGGCCGTGATGCCCTGGTGGGCATCGGACTCTTCTTGACGCATCTGGCCAAATTCGGAAAGACTGCCAACAGACTTCGGGCAAGCTATCCAAACTATTACATCTCGAAGAATAAGATAGAGCTGACCCCTGATATCGACGTGGATGCCATCTTGGACGAAATCAGCAGGAAGTACAGCAAACAACCCATCAATGACATTGATGGTATCAAAATAGAATTTGAAAAAGAGTGGGTCCACTTAAGGAAATCCAATACGGAACCGATCATCAGGATTTACTCCGAATCTGAAACTAAAGCAACAGCAGAGCACTTGGCCAACAAGCTCATTCTGGATATCAAAGAAGTGATCTCTGCAAGCAAATAA
- a CDS encoding GNAT family N-acetyltransferase, whose amino-acid sequence MNAYDIIIRQAEMKDMIKVQQLYVETIQSSCKNDYSEEQIAAWISSVINEERWKQALKEEFFLVAEYDAKIVGFGALKDDNYIDFMYVQYDYQRLGLAERLLKALENKAKENKAGLIIADASKTAIPFFEKMGFSMVQENIKVVNGLELINYRVEKAFLE is encoded by the coding sequence ATGAATGCATATGACATTATTATTCGCCAAGCTGAAATGAAAGATATGATCAAAGTTCAGCAGCTATACGTGGAAACGATCCAAAGTTCCTGTAAAAACGATTATTCGGAAGAGCAGATTGCTGCGTGGATATCTTCTGTGATCAATGAGGAGCGATGGAAGCAAGCCTTAAAAGAGGAGTTTTTTTTGGTGGCAGAATACGATGCAAAAATCGTTGGTTTTGGTGCATTGAAGGATGATAATTACATTGACTTTATGTATGTCCAGTATGACTACCAGCGGCTAGGCTTAGCAGAACGATTACTTAAAGCACTAGAAAATAAAGCCAAGGAAAATAAAGCAGGGCTTATTATCGCCGATGCCAGTAAAACAGCCATACCCTTTTTTGAGAAAATGGGTTTTAGCATGGTTCAGGAAAATATAAAAGTAGTCAATGGTTTGGAGCTCATTAATTACCGCGTGGAAAAAGCATTTTTGGAATAA
- the mazG gene encoding nucleoside triphosphate pyrophosphohydrolase: protein MSKNSSRSQQLEAFDRLLTIMDELREKCPWDRKQTIESLRHLTIEETFELSDAILDEDLEEVKKELGDILLHIVFYAKIGAEKEAFDIATVIDGLCDKLIRRHPHIYGDTEANDDEAVKQNWEKIKLKEKGNKSVLGGVPRSLPALIKAMRIQEKARGVGFDWEEKTQVWEKVEEEMQEFKEEFDAAAPGQIDKEKATGEFGDLLFSLINYARFVDINPEEALEKTNRKFIHRFQYLENAAKEAGKSLGDMTLNEMDVYWNEAKEQ, encoded by the coding sequence ATGTCCAAAAACTCTTCCCGATCACAACAACTAGAAGCATTTGACAGGCTGTTGACCATCATGGATGAGCTGAGGGAAAAGTGCCCTTGGGATCGCAAACAAACCATTGAAAGCCTGCGCCACCTGACCATCGAAGAGACTTTTGAGCTCTCAGATGCCATCCTCGATGAGGATCTGGAAGAAGTAAAAAAAGAGCTTGGGGATATATTGCTTCATATCGTCTTTTATGCCAAGATTGGTGCCGAAAAGGAGGCTTTTGACATCGCCACGGTGATCGATGGCTTGTGTGATAAACTGATCCGCCGCCATCCGCATATTTATGGGGATACGGAAGCCAATGATGATGAGGCAGTGAAGCAAAACTGGGAAAAGATCAAGCTCAAGGAAAAAGGCAATAAGAGTGTTCTTGGTGGTGTCCCGAGATCACTGCCTGCACTGATCAAGGCCATGCGAATTCAGGAGAAGGCCAGAGGAGTGGGCTTTGACTGGGAAGAAAAGACCCAGGTATGGGAAAAAGTGGAAGAGGAAATGCAGGAGTTCAAGGAGGAGTTTGATGCAGCGGCACCTGGTCAAATCGATAAAGAAAAGGCAACTGGAGAATTTGGTGATTTATTGTTTTCCCTGATCAACTACGCTCGGTTTGTGGACATCAATCCTGAAGAAGCACTGGAAAAGACCAATAGGAAGTTCATTCACCGCTTTCAGTATTTGGAGAATGCAGCAAAGGAAGCGGGAAAAAGCCTGGGTGATATGACCTTGAATGAAATGGATGTTTATTGGAATGAAGCCAAAGAGCAATAA
- a CDS encoding chloride channel protein, with the protein MAKDIITRFLIWRLKHISTKNFMLILSGVIGILTGLASVILKVSVHSIQHWLIEGFQIEYANFFFILYPLIGIFLTYVVGKYIVKDYGGHGIPEILYNISKKNSLIPRVKMYSRVFTSCLTVGLGGSVGLEAPIVVTGSAIGSNSGLLMHLNAKKRNILIGCGAAGGISAIFGSPIGGVIFAIEVILMEVNTAAFIPLLIASVLGSLTTMVLIGNDPIFSFNLSGEFIAAHTPYYLLLGVVTGLVSVYFIKAVLRTENLLEKQHNPWLKMLIGGAVLGLIIFFFPPIYGEGYSTLNSLILGDPAVLLNRSPFFSEINNTYFILFYLLMIIFAKPIAAALTIGSGGSGGIFAPSLYVGGITGFLFAFANNFFGIYIPIPVAHFTLVAMCGVMSGVQHAPLSAIFLIAEVTGGYELFVPLMLVSAISLATTNYFDKNSLYKNQLLEQGKHIPETKDEQVLGLIDIRRIMEKDLLPIHPDAVLKDLCGLVKLSNRNIFPVVDEKGTLNGIITLDDIRDIMFDREKQNEVQIRQLMHSPPDTIQPSESMREVMDKFERSGAWNLPVVDNGMYLGFISKSRIFNAYRTRLIRQQKE; encoded by the coding sequence TTGGCAAAAGATATCATAACCCGATTTTTAATCTGGCGGCTCAAGCATATAAGTACTAAGAATTTTATGCTGATTCTTAGTGGTGTCATCGGTATTCTTACGGGATTGGCTTCGGTGATTCTAAAGGTTTCTGTCCATTCCATTCAGCATTGGTTGATCGAGGGTTTTCAGATAGAGTATGCCAATTTCTTTTTTATTCTTTATCCCCTGATTGGTATTTTTCTTACCTATGTGGTGGGTAAATATATCGTCAAGGACTACGGTGGTCATGGCATTCCAGAGATACTTTATAATATTTCCAAAAAGAATAGCCTTATCCCCAGGGTAAAAATGTACAGCCGGGTGTTTACTTCTTGTCTCACTGTGGGACTGGGAGGATCGGTCGGTTTGGAAGCACCGATCGTGGTGACTGGCTCGGCGATTGGCTCTAACTCTGGCCTTCTGATGCACCTAAACGCCAAAAAGCGGAATATCCTTATCGGTTGCGGTGCCGCAGGAGGAATATCGGCCATATTTGGTTCGCCCATTGGCGGGGTGATTTTTGCGATAGAAGTAATCCTGATGGAGGTAAATACAGCAGCCTTTATTCCCTTGTTGATCGCTTCTGTGCTGGGGTCGCTGACCACCATGGTACTTATCGGAAATGATCCTATTTTCTCCTTTAACCTATCTGGAGAATTTATAGCGGCGCATACTCCATATTATTTGCTGCTGGGCGTGGTGACTGGATTGGTATCGGTTTATTTTATAAAAGCGGTATTGAGGACAGAAAATTTATTGGAGAAGCAGCACAATCCCTGGCTGAAGATGCTGATTGGCGGGGCAGTGCTCGGACTTATCATCTTCTTTTTTCCTCCTATTTACGGTGAAGGGTATAGTACGCTGAACTCACTAATTTTGGGAGATCCAGCGGTATTGCTGAACAGAAGCCCATTCTTCTCCGAGATCAACAATACCTACTTTATATTGTTTTATCTCTTAATGATCATTTTCGCGAAGCCGATCGCAGCGGCATTGACCATCGGAAGCGGCGGTAGTGGTGGTATTTTCGCTCCATCCCTGTATGTGGGGGGAATCACTGGATTCCTTTTTGCTTTTGCCAATAACTTCTTTGGGATTTATATCCCCATTCCGGTGGCCCACTTTACGTTGGTGGCGATGTGCGGAGTGATGAGTGGTGTGCAGCATGCCCCGCTTTCGGCGATATTCTTGATCGCTGAAGTTACCGGTGGCTATGAGCTTTTTGTACCGCTTATGCTCGTTTCGGCCATTTCACTGGCCACTACGAATTATTTTGATAAAAATTCCTTATACAAAAACCAGTTATTGGAACAAGGGAAGCACATCCCCGAAACCAAAGATGAACAAGTGCTTGGCCTGATCGATATTCGAAGGATCATGGAAAAGGACTTACTGCCCATTCATCCAGATGCAGTGCTTAAGGACCTTTGTGGATTGGTCAAACTCTCTAACCGTAATATCTTCCCTGTGGTCGATGAGAAGGGCACCCTGAATGGGATCATTACCTTGGATGATATTCGAGATATTATGTTTGATCGTGAGAAACAAAACGAAGTACAGATCCGGCAACTGATGCACAGTCCGCCTGACACGATCCAGCCCTCTGAAAGTATGCGGGAAGTAATGGATAAATTTGAACGTTCTGGGGCTTGGAACCTGCCCGTAGTAGATAATGGGATGTACCTCGGCTTTATTAGTAAATCACGTATCTTTAATGCCTATCGGACACGCCTGATCAGGCAGCAGAAGGAATAG